In Paenibacillus sp. G2S3, a single window of DNA contains:
- a CDS encoding CPBP family intramembrane glutamic endopeptidase yields MKNKSDFFRFERKNDDFPFYSELSSPSLNLKSSLIFLVSVAVGFALFLIMFGGPNVQPFMNVIFPLAAVIFVARSQWTSLFRKLVAKDILLILGTYVANLIVTGIVGFLITKLFSTSANPATDSFNGNFADAIPFFLRTIPMLFGEELITILPFLVVLSFGVKKLKMSRKSAIILACIVSAILFGAYHLPTYNWNIVQAILGIGIARIVLLYPYLKTKNIWTSFIVHVMNDWTMFALAFWASTR; encoded by the coding sequence ATGAAGAATAAAAGTGATTTTTTCAGATTTGAGCGTAAAAACGATGATTTTCCGTTCTACAGTGAACTGTCATCGCCTAGTCTAAATTTGAAGAGCAGCCTCATTTTTCTTGTTTCTGTCGCGGTTGGTTTTGCTCTGTTTCTTATTATGTTTGGAGGTCCCAATGTACAGCCCTTTATGAATGTGATTTTTCCTTTAGCAGCAGTAATCTTTGTGGCACGAAGTCAATGGACATCATTATTCAGAAAATTAGTAGCTAAAGATATTCTTTTGATTCTTGGAACTTACGTTGCGAATTTGATTGTGACAGGTATTGTCGGTTTCCTTATTACGAAATTGTTTAGTACGAGCGCTAATCCAGCAACCGATAGTTTCAATGGTAATTTTGCTGATGCAATTCCGTTCTTCTTGAGAACGATCCCGATGCTGTTTGGTGAAGAATTAATCACGATACTTCCATTCTTGGTCGTGCTATCATTTGGAGTTAAGAAACTTAAGATGAGTAGAAAGTCTGCTATAATTTTAGCCTGCATAGTTTCAGCTATTTTATTTGGCGCATATCATTTACCAACATATAATTGGAATATTGTCCAAGCTATTCTCGGTATTGGTATTGCACGGATTGTTCTGCTATATCCATATCTTAAGACTAAAAATATATGGACATCGTTTATAGTGCACGTGATGAATGACTGGACAATGTTTGCTTTGGCCTTTTGGGCATCCACTCGCTAA
- a CDS encoding glycoside hydrolase family 3 N-terminal domain-containing protein translates to MLHQVDLTKKPFNLNEQDITWVQETLEGLTLEEKVGQLFCPVGMGDNAALIDMVKKYQPGGLMYRPGPANEIRSAHKAMQENSKIPMLLAANLENGGDGVATEGTYFGKQLQVAATNDPDMAYKLGTVACSEGRAVGLNWSFGPIVDINMNFRNPITNVRTFGDRPETVLDMGLAYMKAAHENGMAVSIKHFPGDGVDDRDQHLLTSINSLSTEEWDATFGHVYQTLIDEGANTVMVGHIMQPAYQRHFNPELKDEDLLPSSLSSEILQNLLREKMNFNGVIVSDATLMAGFTIAERRELAVPKAIAAGCDIFLFNRNFEEDLEYMLSGIRNGILTEERLNQAVTRILGLKASLRLHEQARTNTLVPDESALAVIGSEQHHQWAQACADQSVTLVKDTQQLLPVTPETHKRMLLVVLGDEEGSFSAGGTHKPFVEKLRTAGFEVTVHHPMDMQAMFMSVRDYVKQYDFALYFANYATASNKTDLRINYTPPYGGDIPWFIKELPTMFISVANPFHLQDVPRIPTFINAYSGNEYSLNAIVDKIQGKSEFKGTNPVDPFCGYWEARL, encoded by the coding sequence ATGCTACATCAAGTAGATTTGACGAAGAAACCATTTAACCTGAACGAACAAGATATTACATGGGTACAAGAAACATTAGAAGGCTTAACGTTAGAAGAAAAAGTCGGACAGCTCTTTTGCCCGGTAGGGATGGGTGACAACGCGGCTTTGATCGATATGGTGAAGAAATACCAGCCTGGCGGATTAATGTATCGTCCGGGCCCAGCGAATGAGATCCGCTCAGCGCATAAAGCCATGCAGGAGAACAGTAAAATACCGATGCTTCTCGCAGCGAACCTGGAAAATGGGGGAGATGGGGTTGCAACGGAAGGCACTTACTTCGGGAAGCAGCTTCAAGTGGCGGCAACGAATGATCCGGATATGGCGTATAAGCTAGGGACTGTGGCTTGTAGTGAAGGAAGAGCTGTGGGATTGAACTGGTCCTTTGGACCAATTGTCGACATTAATATGAATTTCCGCAATCCGATTACGAATGTTCGTACCTTCGGCGATCGTCCAGAGACCGTGCTTGATATGGGACTTGCTTATATGAAGGCAGCCCACGAGAACGGTATGGCGGTATCGATTAAGCATTTTCCGGGTGACGGGGTCGATGATCGGGATCAGCACTTGCTGACATCTATAAATTCACTCTCCACAGAAGAGTGGGATGCGACTTTTGGACATGTATATCAGACGTTAATTGATGAAGGCGCTAATACGGTCATGGTGGGACACATTATGCAGCCAGCCTACCAACGTCATTTTAATCCGGAATTAAAGGATGAGGATTTGCTTCCAAGTTCGTTGTCGTCAGAAATTCTACAGAATTTGCTGCGCGAGAAGATGAACTTTAACGGTGTTATCGTCAGTGATGCCACGCTAATGGCCGGATTTACAATAGCAGAACGTCGTGAACTGGCTGTACCAAAAGCGATTGCTGCGGGGTGCGATATCTTCCTCTTCAATCGGAACTTCGAGGAAGATCTAGAGTATATGCTAAGCGGCATTCGTAACGGCATTCTGACGGAAGAACGCTTGAACCAAGCTGTAACGCGCATTCTTGGCTTGAAGGCATCTTTAAGATTGCATGAGCAAGCTCGTACGAATACCTTGGTTCCTGATGAGTCAGCTTTAGCGGTCATCGGGTCTGAGCAGCATCACCAATGGGCACAGGCTTGCGCCGACCAATCCGTAACATTAGTGAAAGATACGCAGCAATTACTACCGGTTACACCGGAAACGCATAAGAGAATGCTGCTCGTCGTGTTAGGTGATGAGGAAGGAAGCTTCTCCGCGGGAGGAACCCATAAGCCATTCGTAGAGAAGCTGCGGACTGCTGGATTTGAAGTTACCGTCCATCATCCGATGGACATGCAAGCCATGTTCATGTCGGTTCGGGATTATGTGAAACAATATGACTTCGCGCTTTACTTCGCGAACTACGCGACAGCGAGCAATAAGACAGATCTGCGGATTAACTATACACCGCCATATGGTGGGGATATTCCATGGTTTATTAAAGAATTGCCAACGATGTTCATATCCGTGGCGAACCCGTTCCATTTGCAGGATGTGCCGCGTATTCCGACGTTCATCAATGCATACTCAGGAAATGAATATTCCTTAAATGCGATCGTTGATAAAATTCAAGGCAAATCCGAATTTAAAGGAACCAATCCGGTTGATCCGTTCTGCGGCTATTGGGAAGCCAGACTATGA
- the pgmB gene encoding beta-phosphoglucomutase — protein sequence MMRAVIFDLDGVLVSTDHFHYKAWKQIADRLNIPFDEDVNNRLRGVSRMESLDIILSGASDKQFTDDQKQSLAEEKNTVYRKFLEQLSPADILPGVTETLEGLKVKGVAAAVGSSSKNARFILEQVGLLDWFAVIVDGNQISRSKPDSEVFLLAASQLECDASECLVVEDAVAGVQAGVHAGMKVAAVGDAVNSKEATYTLQRIDHLLKLI from the coding sequence ATGATGCGTGCCGTTATATTTGACCTTGACGGTGTACTGGTATCGACGGATCATTTTCATTATAAGGCTTGGAAGCAAATCGCAGATCGGCTGAACATTCCTTTCGATGAGGATGTCAATAACCGATTGCGCGGTGTGAGTCGCATGGAGAGTCTGGATATTATTTTATCCGGTGCTTCGGACAAGCAATTTACAGATGACCAGAAGCAATCGTTAGCAGAGGAGAAAAATACAGTTTATCGTAAGTTTCTGGAGCAGCTTTCACCTGCTGACATCTTGCCCGGTGTAACGGAAACCTTGGAAGGATTGAAGGTGAAGGGGGTCGCCGCCGCTGTAGGGTCTTCCAGTAAGAATGCGCGGTTCATTCTTGAACAAGTAGGCTTGTTAGATTGGTTTGCCGTCATAGTCGACGGTAATCAAATCTCAAGAAGCAAGCCGGACTCGGAAGTGTTTTTGCTCGCAGCAAGTCAGCTGGAATGTGATGCATCTGAATGCCTGGTTGTCGAAGATGCGGTAGCCGGAGTGCAAGCAGGCGTCCATGCAGGAATGAAAGTTGCGGCGGTAGGTGACGCGGTGAACAGCAAGGAAGCGACCTATACGCTTCAACGAATAGATCACCTACTCAAGCTGATCTAA
- a CDS encoding Rgg/GadR/MutR family transcriptional regulator, which translates to MKTYGEVIRNIRTNKGLTQKEVYLNIISKSYAIEFEKGNHDLSLGLLEQILDRLMMEIDEFFYIYRGYKPSNYEEFINKYSKAANNNDIEALITLYQELYQRQDLISKVHLAEVRSRIRLLKYFNVTDTLEKNIIRVEDIETITNYLNNLQSWTLQEMQLFSNTLEYIEYNQKDILFKTLIKSMKKYENYDRGRDVICVMLTNMIHELIMNDELGYAEILNEDLNKNSNQYQTIFFKIVTKYYNGLIKIKRNNKEEGTTLAQSAIDVLYELDQSYQAKTFESILSQILQ; encoded by the coding sequence TTGAAGACATACGGTGAGGTTATTCGAAATATCCGAACAAATAAGGGGTTAACTCAAAAAGAAGTTTATTTAAATATTATCTCGAAATCATATGCTATTGAATTTGAAAAAGGAAACCATGATCTCTCATTAGGATTGTTAGAACAAATTTTAGATCGACTTATGATGGAGATTGACGAGTTTTTCTATATTTACCGAGGTTATAAACCATCTAATTATGAAGAATTTATCAACAAATATTCCAAAGCAGCAAATAACAATGATATAGAAGCATTAATAACTCTATATCAAGAACTGTATCAGAGACAGGATCTGATCTCTAAAGTTCATCTAGCAGAAGTAAGGTCCCGTATTAGATTATTAAAGTACTTCAACGTAACTGATACGCTTGAGAAGAATATCATTCGGGTAGAAGATATCGAGACGATCACTAACTACCTCAATAATCTACAATCTTGGACCCTCCAAGAAATGCAGTTGTTCTCAAATACTTTAGAATACATAGAATACAATCAGAAAGATATTCTTTTCAAGACACTTATCAAGTCCATGAAAAAATATGAAAACTACGATCGAGGACGGGATGTCATTTGTGTAATGCTAACAAATATGATTCACGAATTAATAATGAACGATGAGTTAGGCTACGCAGAGATCTTAAACGAAGATCTAAATAAAAATAGCAATCAATATCAAACGATATTTTTCAAGATTGTAACTAAGTATTATAATGGTTTGATTAAAATTAAAAGGAACAACAAAGAAGAAGGAACAACACTCGCTCAATCCGCAATCGATGTATTATATGAACTCGACCAATCCTATCAAGCAAAAACATTTGAGTCGATATTGTCGCAGATCTTACAATAG
- a CDS encoding NCS2 family permease: MNRFFKLKENGTTVRTEIMAGLTTFMAMAYILSVNPSTLTAFGRIDMGWYSVFLATALAAGIFTIAMGVFINFPVALAPGMGLNAYFASVILSSATSEHPFTWQMGLTAVFISGLIFILLTVTRVRQILLTAIPDSLKHAITVGIGMFITILGLKNSGLMTIGVEAGKDIPANTFTDVLSFETIIHMGSLENTNVQLVIIGLLLISILMVLNVKGAILFGILGTTVAGMLMGVVDFSALSSPATPWVPDFTQLNFFQFDWDGILHTGIVSAIATFTFVELFDTFGTLVGTAQRAGIMDNPEEGNRRVGNAMFVDAVAVAGGAALGTSTTTAFVESAAGVAEGGRTGLTAVTTGVCFLLALFLAPVVALIPGSATAAALIVVGVLMAQSIRQIDFQDMVVAIPAFLTLVIMPFTYNIANGISFGIVTYVILASVANLAGKKKYDIHWMMWVLAILIVLRYVFLGSEG; this comes from the coding sequence TTGAATCGGTTTTTCAAGTTGAAAGAGAACGGCACTACAGTACGTACAGAGATCATGGCGGGCTTGACCACGTTCATGGCAATGGCTTACATCTTGTCGGTTAATCCGAGTACTTTAACAGCATTTGGCCGTATTGATATGGGCTGGTACTCTGTATTTCTAGCGACGGCGCTGGCAGCAGGTATTTTCACCATCGCAATGGGCGTGTTCATAAACTTTCCAGTGGCATTGGCACCTGGTATGGGACTTAACGCATATTTTGCTTCCGTAATTCTATCTTCCGCCACATCAGAGCATCCATTCACTTGGCAAATGGGTCTGACAGCCGTATTTATTTCCGGTTTGATCTTTATCTTGCTAACTGTAACTCGAGTACGGCAGATCTTACTAACTGCAATCCCTGATAGCTTGAAGCATGCAATTACAGTAGGTATCGGGATGTTTATTACGATCCTTGGTCTTAAGAACAGTGGACTCATGACGATTGGTGTTGAAGCTGGTAAAGACATTCCTGCTAACACATTCACGGATGTCCTTTCCTTTGAAACTATCATTCATATGGGTAGCCTAGAGAATACGAATGTCCAATTGGTAATTATCGGTCTTCTTCTAATCTCCATCTTGATGGTACTGAACGTTAAAGGCGCAATTTTGTTTGGTATCTTGGGAACAACTGTCGCTGGTATGTTGATGGGCGTAGTTGATTTCAGCGCACTGTCCAGTCCGGCAACGCCTTGGGTTCCTGACTTCACGCAATTGAACTTTTTCCAATTTGACTGGGATGGTATCCTGCACACAGGTATCGTTTCGGCAATCGCAACTTTCACCTTTGTAGAGTTGTTTGATACATTTGGTACGCTTGTAGGTACGGCTCAACGCGCAGGTATTATGGATAACCCTGAAGAAGGTAATAGACGTGTAGGTAATGCAATGTTTGTCGATGCAGTTGCTGTAGCAGGTGGTGCTGCACTGGGTACTTCTACTACTACTGCTTTTGTAGAAAGCGCGGCAGGTGTTGCTGAGGGTGGACGTACAGGTCTGACAGCTGTAACAACGGGTGTATGTTTCTTGCTTGCCTTATTCCTTGCTCCAGTCGTTGCTCTTATTCCTGGATCTGCTACAGCCGCAGCATTGATCGTCGTAGGTGTGCTGATGGCACAATCGATCCGTCAAATTGATTTTCAAGATATGGTTGTTGCAATTCCAGCATTCCTGACTCTTGTTATCATGCCTTTCACTTATAATATTGCTAACGGTATCTCCTTTGGTATCGTAACTTATGTAATCCTTGCTTCTGTAGCTAACCTTGCGGGTAAGAAGAAATACGATATTCACTGGATGATGTGGGTACTAGCGATCCTGATTGTTCTCCGTTATGTATTTCTTGGTAGTGAGGGCTAA
- a CDS encoding glycosyltransferase family 39 protein, with product MLSTKFSNWYSYFKNNPWPLLLFLLGAVIRILYFGSIPGGLNQDEASIGYDAYAILHYGIDRNGIHLPIHLIAWGSGQNALYAYLSMPFILMFGLTSMSIRAVSLIMGLLGMLVFYLLSKELFNSRTAGIAAMFFIAINPWHIMMSRWALESNLFPTMILLSVYMLLKSFQTPKWFYGFTLALALSLYAYGTSYFFVPIFALGTGILLFYKRALQLRTILWNIALFILLALPIFLFVVINRLSLEGISTPIFSIPKLTTPRMDQVTSIFGGQLLHTALSNFQEFMKILISGSDGLLWNSISPYGYAYPIALPFVIIGLIVMLRTLRNRGHEQTGLIVVLLWFFVSVLMAFVTNVNINRINVIFYPIILLIVAGFIWLIQKVKALGILSAITFSLFFVLFSTVYFRDYPKEIGPAFYESFGEAIQYASEESAGNIYVTDKVNMPYIYVLFYEQINPHDFLATVNYSNPGGAFQQVSSFGKYRFGNSSIVPGEAVTYIFWNGDAIPAESDNYTVKRFANYTVVKAMTGEVEGISEFTNGGFEEGISGWNFSSGTGVATNNPYNGSYLAYLDPGFDKTITQSIRIAEPGEYKLGIMVSAGGEEGRVGVRVNGVVRAETKIPASEVYQELTLPMVSIGQNEQTEIFINGGKGWINIDEVRLER from the coding sequence ATGTTGTCCACAAAGTTTAGCAATTGGTATTCTTATTTCAAGAACAATCCTTGGCCGCTCTTATTGTTTTTGCTGGGGGCTGTAATTCGTATTCTTTACTTTGGTTCTATCCCAGGTGGATTAAATCAGGATGAGGCATCTATAGGTTATGATGCTTACGCTATCCTTCATTATGGAATAGACCGCAATGGTATTCATTTACCTATTCACCTCATTGCTTGGGGAAGCGGGCAGAATGCACTTTACGCTTATTTATCAATGCCCTTCATATTAATGTTCGGACTCACTTCAATGTCTATACGAGCGGTTAGCTTAATCATGGGTCTCCTGGGTATGCTCGTATTCTATCTTCTTTCCAAAGAGCTGTTTAATTCCAGAACTGCCGGTATTGCTGCCATGTTTTTTATCGCAATTAATCCTTGGCATATTATGATGTCAAGATGGGCACTGGAATCCAATTTATTTCCCACAATGATTTTGCTCTCCGTTTATATGTTACTTAAGTCCTTTCAAACTCCTAAGTGGTTTTACGGATTTACTCTTGCGCTTGCTCTTTCACTGTATGCTTATGGTACTTCCTATTTTTTTGTGCCGATATTTGCTTTAGGTACTGGAATTCTTCTATTCTATAAAAGGGCATTACAGCTTCGGACCATTCTATGGAACATTGCGCTGTTTATCTTGTTGGCACTGCCAATATTCTTATTTGTTGTGATCAATCGATTGTCGCTAGAAGGGATTTCTACTCCGATCTTCTCTATTCCGAAATTGACAACACCGCGAATGGATCAGGTAACATCGATATTCGGTGGGCAACTATTACATACGGCTTTAAGTAATTTTCAGGAATTCATGAAAATATTGATTAGTGGATCAGATGGATTGCTTTGGAATTCGATTTCACCTTATGGCTATGCTTATCCTATCGCGTTACCTTTTGTAATTATAGGGCTTATAGTTATGTTAAGAACATTAAGGAACCGTGGTCATGAGCAAACAGGATTGATCGTTGTGTTGCTTTGGTTTTTTGTGTCGGTGCTGATGGCCTTTGTTACGAATGTAAATATTAATCGCATTAATGTTATTTTTTATCCAATTATTTTACTGATTGTTGCAGGGTTTATATGGTTGATCCAGAAAGTGAAAGCATTGGGAATTCTTTCGGCGATAACCTTCAGCTTGTTTTTTGTTCTATTCTCTACAGTTTATTTCCGTGATTATCCTAAAGAGATAGGACCAGCTTTCTATGAATCTTTCGGTGAGGCTATACAATATGCTTCTGAAGAGAGTGCTGGGAACATCTACGTAACTGATAAAGTTAATATGCCTTATATTTATGTCCTTTTTTATGAGCAGATTAATCCCCATGATTTCTTAGCAACCGTTAATTATTCTAATCCTGGAGGTGCATTTCAGCAGGTATCTTCCTTTGGAAAATATAGATTTGGAAATTCAAGCATAGTTCCGGGAGAGGCAGTGACATATATTTTTTGGAATGGTGATGCCATTCCTGCTGAAAGCGATAATTATACGGTTAAACGGTTTGCCAACTACACGGTTGTGAAGGCTATGACTGGAGAAGTAGAGGGAATCTCGGAATTTACAAATGGAGGATTTGAAGAGGGGATATCAGGCTGGAACTTTTCATCCGGTACGGGTGTGGCGACTAATAATCCCTATAATGGAAGTTATTTGGCCTATCTTGATCCGGGATTTGACAAAACCATTACACAATCTATCAGAATAGCAGAACCTGGAGAATATAAGCTTGGTATAATGGTTAGTGCCGGTGGAGAAGAAGGAAGAGTTGGCGTCCGAGTTAATGGCGTAGTGCGGGCGGAGACGAAAATACCTGCTAGTGAGGTTTATCAAGAGCTTACACTTCCAATGGTATCTATCGGTCAGAATGAACAAACTGAAATTTTTATTAATGGCGGTAAAGGCTGGATTAATATAGACGAGGTGAGGTTGGAACGATGA
- a CDS encoding glycosyltransferase 87 family protein yields the protein MIKSTRTAAMTVLMLLLFLLPVTSIYADGNLLQNPGFEEGGEDAPSNWTKDMWISGDNSGLLSIQSDEVHSGSKAAVIENIEPNHLKWVQTIKATPDSYYKISGWIKVVSTAGEGMGANILAVGVGGGYPSVTDTAGEWQYLEYIGQTGPKQKEFGIGASLGGYSSLIQGKAYFDDLSVEKLEAAPEGANVISLDSAAVSQGAGDKKADAPHKVSPTKMLLISALFSVFFAVLYTKAFRSEKLMKQPENVYSKWLSIAIGIAFILRVWIGLTAQGYQNDMNTFIAWGQRMVDLGPGKFYEEGYFADYPPGYLYILYMLSLIRGVFGFAHGSGGENLLFKLPAIISDLVLGYFIYQMSRKKLGSGIAFGLMLLFLFNPAVLVNSAAWGQADSFFLIFLLLSIHGAANKKFVQSAILFALATLVKPQALIFTPVLMFAFYHHRAWKQLGFGALYGLGIFGLLAAPFFWNNGGLVGLINLYKSTLSSYPYSSVNAFNLYALTDPMWSSLDLTWLGITYRVWGFIFILVAVAVATFYSFKKDRLDLSKSYFIGMALIVVVFVLGTKMHERYMFPAVILCMFTYIASRDRRFLFLFLGFSLTQYINVAYTLTHLNAGVNPGADGIVLVTSIANLSLLLYMLYIGYDVYVRGGVKPLPAPPTPEEKYQEDLKVVEQIRPHQKGGRLSDEV from the coding sequence ATGATCAAGAGTACACGTACGGCCGCAATGACTGTATTGATGCTGTTATTGTTTTTGCTTCCTGTAACAAGCATTTATGCAGATGGGAATCTATTGCAGAACCCTGGATTTGAGGAGGGAGGAGAGGATGCTCCTTCTAACTGGACTAAGGATATGTGGATTTCAGGAGACAACTCTGGCCTACTTTCAATCCAATCGGACGAGGTTCACTCCGGTAGTAAAGCTGCAGTCATTGAGAATATCGAACCCAATCATTTGAAATGGGTGCAGACGATTAAGGCAACACCGGACAGCTATTATAAAATCTCTGGATGGATCAAAGTAGTAAGTACCGCAGGCGAAGGAATGGGCGCCAATATACTTGCCGTTGGAGTAGGTGGGGGTTATCCAAGTGTAACGGATACGGCGGGAGAGTGGCAGTATCTTGAATACATAGGTCAGACAGGACCTAAGCAGAAAGAATTCGGCATAGGTGCAAGTTTGGGAGGCTACTCCAGCTTGATTCAAGGTAAGGCTTATTTTGATGATTTGTCTGTAGAAAAATTAGAGGCTGCTCCCGAAGGAGCCAACGTCATTTCTCTGGACAGTGCAGCAGTTAGTCAGGGTGCTGGTGACAAAAAAGCGGACGCCCCACATAAAGTATCTCCAACCAAGATGCTGCTGATCTCAGCGCTTTTCAGTGTGTTTTTTGCAGTGCTTTATACCAAGGCATTCCGCAGTGAGAAGCTTATGAAGCAACCTGAGAATGTCTATTCCAAATGGCTGAGCATAGCCATCGGAATTGCTTTTATCCTAAGGGTCTGGATTGGTCTGACTGCTCAAGGCTATCAGAATGACATGAATACCTTTATCGCGTGGGGCCAGCGTATGGTTGATTTAGGTCCAGGCAAGTTTTATGAAGAAGGGTATTTTGCTGATTATCCACCTGGTTATTTGTACATTTTGTACATGCTTAGTCTTATTCGTGGTGTATTTGGCTTTGCACATGGTTCGGGCGGAGAGAATTTGCTGTTCAAACTACCAGCGATTATTTCTGATTTAGTGCTGGGTTACTTCATATATCAAATGTCCCGCAAAAAACTCGGCTCAGGGATCGCCTTTGGCTTAATGCTATTATTTCTGTTTAATCCGGCGGTCCTTGTTAATTCAGCGGCGTGGGGACAAGCGGATTCGTTCTTTTTGATTTTCCTGTTGCTTAGTATTCATGGTGCTGCGAACAAAAAGTTTGTTCAATCCGCGATTTTGTTTGCACTAGCAACTTTAGTTAAACCACAAGCGTTAATATTTACACCGGTATTGATGTTTGCTTTCTATCATCACCGGGCTTGGAAGCAGCTTGGATTTGGAGCTTTGTATGGATTAGGAATATTCGGATTGCTGGCGGCACCATTTTTCTGGAATAACGGTGGTTTAGTTGGCCTTATTAATCTGTATAAGAGTACGTTATCTTCCTATCCCTATTCTTCTGTGAATGCATTTAATCTATATGCACTGACTGACCCGATGTGGTCATCTCTAGATCTGACTTGGTTAGGTATCACTTACCGTGTATGGGGCTTCATATTTATTTTAGTGGCAGTAGCCGTAGCAACATTTTATTCCTTTAAAAAGGATCGTTTGGACCTGTCCAAATCCTACTTTATCGGTATGGCACTCATTGTAGTAGTCTTTGTGCTCGGAACCAAAATGCATGAACGCTATATGTTCCCTGCTGTTATTCTCTGTATGTTCACTTATATAGCAAGTCGGGATCGTAGGTTTTTATTCCTATTCCTTGGATTCAGCTTAACGCAGTATATCAATGTGGCTTATACGTTGACCCATCTAAATGCAGGTGTAAATCCAGGTGCTGATGGAATCGTTTTGGTCACCTCTATTGCTAACCTATCATTATTGCTATACATGCTCTACATCGGTTACGACGTGTATGTTCGTGGGGGAGTAAAACCTCTTCCAGCACCACCAACACCTGAAGAAAAATATCAAGAAGACCTTAAAGTTGTCGAGCAAATAAGACCGCACCAGAAGGGAGGGAGATTGAGCGATGAAGTTTAA